A stretch of Aspergillus nidulans FGSC A4 chromosome VI DNA encodes these proteins:
- a CDS encoding FAD-binding oxidoreductase (transcript_id=CADANIAT00009698): MASYVPYAVGVLGVWAAITFTQHPFYRHHDTCDNLASILDNRVFASSSAEYKESVSSYFSFQEQNLQPACVVQPTTAQELSAAIVLLARDYHDHGQQFAIRSGGHMIPGGAANIHGGVTIDLRAMNDIDLSSDRSKVQIGTGATWGQVYKVLDPLNITVTGGRAASIGVGGYLTGGGLSALGPATGWGCDNVLEVEVVLASGEIVQASRTSYPDLFVALRGGSNNFGVVTKFTMAAHPSNGIWGGFMAYPESEVPRQIRAYSDFMQSRSVDSLADPIQSYGWTSNRRVLFGTNILLYAKPHPHPPVLQSFINNTTTLHSTLRITTMADFAEEEDRYQIPGFYYSTLYFTTTFAHDPSVYAPIVSEFNRSCHAVSAVENMNWYMSFQPSAALNGENSLGLDPRDERLNIIILVAFFPSPEDSTVVRNAANDLIRSIEEITRAAGVYRPFKYLNYADDSQDVIGGYGEQARAALQAASRKYDREGVFQSAVPGGYKLFA; the protein is encoded by the exons ATGGCCTCCTACGTCCCGTATGCCGTCGGCGTCCTCGGTGTATGGGCAGCCATCACCTTCACTCAGCACCCTTTTTACCGCCACCATGATACTTGCGATAACTTAGCCTCCATTTTAGACAACCGAGTCTTcgcctccagctctgcagaaTACAAGGAGTCGGTCTCCTCTTACTTCAGTTTTCAAGAGCAGAACCTCCAGCCGGCTTGTGTCGTCCAGCCAACAACCGCGCAAGAGCTATCTGCAGCAATCGTGCTCCTGGCGCGCGATTatcatgaccatggccagcaGTTCGCCATCCGCAGCGGCGGCCATATGATCCCCGGCGGCGCCGCAAATATCCATGGCGGCGTGACGATCGATCTTCGCGCTATGAACGATATAGACCTGAGCAGCGACCGATCGAAAGTGCAGATTGGAACCGGCGCAACCTGGGGCCAGGTATACAAGGTGCTCGATCCGCTCAACATTACCGTTACCGGTGGACGGGCTGCCTCGATCGGGGTCGGCGGGTATCTGACTGGCGGCGGTCTCTCTGCGCTTGGTCCAGCAACCGGTTGGGGCTGTGACAATGTCCTGGAAGTCGAGGTGGTCCTTGCAAGTGGTGAAATTGTCCAGGCTTCGCGTACGTCATATCCTGATCTATTCGTTGCTCTTCGCGGCGGATCCAACAACTTTGGCGTGGTCACCAAGTTCACCATGGCTGCTCATCCGTCCAACGGGATCTGGGGCGGGTTCATGGCTTACCCTGAGAGCGAGGTGCCGCGCCAGATCAGGGCCTATTCAGATTTCATGCAATCAAGAAGCGTTGACAGTCTAGCGGACCCGATCCAGAGCTACGGCTGGACCTCGAATCGGCGGGTATTGTTCGGCACCAATATCCTCCTGTACGCGAAGCCTCATCCCCACCCTCCAGTCTTGCAGTCCTTCATAAACAACACGACCACGCTTCACAGCACTCTGCGAATCACCACAATGGCGGactttgctgaggaggaggatcggTATCAGATTCCAGGCTTCTA CTACAGTACCCTATACTTTACCACGACCTTTGCCCACGACCCGTCGGTCTATGCACCCATCGTTTCTGAGTTCAACAGATCCTGCCACGCCGTTTCCGCCGTCGAAAACATGAACTGGTACATGAGTTTCCAGCCCAGCGCGGCGCTGAACGGTGAGAATAGTCTTGGATTGGATCCCAGGGATGAGCGGCTGAATATCATCATCCTGgtcgccttcttcccaagTCCAGAGGACAGTACAGTAGTGCGAAACGCAGCCAATGACCTGATCCGGTCGATTGAGGAGATTACTAGGGCGGCCGGCGTGTATCGCCCGTTCAAGTACTTGAATTATGCCGATGACAGCCAGGATGTGATAGGTGGGTATGGGGAACAGGCCAGGGCTGCACTCCAGGCTGCCAGTCGTAAATATGACCGGGAGGGCGTATTTCAGAGTGCGGTGCCCGGGGGGTACAAGTTGTTTGCTTAA
- a CDS encoding protein CYP659A1 (transcript_id=CADANIAT00009699), which yields MDILDVASSELYTLVRSLVTSPVCQGVLFSLLTWRLWRFTISPTLQPEDPKEAPYWIPCINQLGNTREPFALTLAGKTMYIIADPKDAAELIRNSHSLSTLTTELYTRMGIPQAVIERLFTVYPDAPFNARSNARPVHATDAMIEMYRAHLSPGAQLDEFLERDVTKRILNAFAKIPGLFNKGIVGAYYGDLIFSLNPGFIAQFMVWEKVNWKLLFGLPSFLSGDMLAARKGLVDGFVAYFALPRAERGHENYWVKGVEDSLRWLNVSNEDIARIFMLQTWAILGNMYKMTFWLVAHILHDAALVNAITAEVRPAIEIDHHYLSEQCPKLDSLFSEVLRLTLTAPMARDVSETTTVGGRRLREGNRVLVLYRQLHLDRATWGPTPQTLQPDRFLIDSGLKSSIAYRPWGAGKHICPGRFLARSAVFTFVAYLLAGFEVRLRETGTGKSTRSAFPMADMSRPSPGIANIADGEDVLISVIRRDRSS from the exons ATGGACATCCTCGACGTGGCTTCATCAGAGTTGTATACTCTCGTCCGGTCTCTGGTGACATCGCCAGTCTGCCAAGGTGTCCTTTTCAGCCTTTTGACCTGGCGGCTATGGCGCTTCACCATCAGTCCTACCCTCCAGCCTGAAGATCCCAAGGAGGCTCCGTATTGGATCCCATGTAT AAATCAGCTAGGCAACACAAGGGAACCATTCGCACTCACCCTTGCGGGGAAAACTATGTACATCATTGCAGACCCGAAAGATGCGGCAGAGCTCATTCGAAACTCGCACAGTCTGTCTACGCTCACGACAGAACTGTATACGAGGATGGGGATTCCACAGGCTGTTATTGAACGGCTGTTCACCGTTTATCCAGACGCACCGTTTAACGCGCGGAGCAATGCTCGTCCCGTGCACGCGACAGACGCAATGATTGAGATGTACCGCGCGCATCTGTCTCCGGGTGCCCAGCTGGATGAGTTCTTGGAGCGGGATGTCACAAAGCGTATTTTGAATGCGTTCGCGAAGATTCCTGGCCTGTTTAACAAG GGCATCGTAGGCGCATACTACGGAGACCTCATCTTCAGCCTCAACCCAGGATTCATTGCGCAGTTTATGGTTTGGGAGAAGGTGAATTGGAAACTACTCTTTGGGCTGCCAAGTTTTCTGAGTGGCGACATGCTCGCTGCTAGGAAAGGGCTGGTCGATGGCTTCGTTGCATACTTTGCTCTTCCACGTGCGGAGCGCGGGCACGAGAATTATTGGGTAAAAGGCGTGGAGGACTCCCTGCGGTGGCTGAATGTCAGCAATGAAGATATTGCGAGGATATTTATGCTTCAGACCTGGGC GATCCTAGGCAACATGTACAAAATGACATTCTGGCTTGTCGCGCATATTCTGCACGACGCGGCCCTCGTTAACGCCATAACCGCTGAGGTCCGGCCGGCA ATCGAGATCGACCACCACTATCTCTCAGAACAGTGTCCCAAGCTGGACTCGCTCTTCAGCGAGGTTCTGCGGCTGACCTTGACGGCCCCGATGGCGCGCGATGTATCTGAAACAACGACCGTTGGGGGCCGGCGACTACGTGAAGGGAACAGGGTTCTG GTCCTCTACCGCCAACTCCACCTCGACCGTGCAACATGGGGTCCAACACCGCAAACGCTCCAGCCTGACCGTTTTTTAATCGACAGTGGGCTCAAGTCCAGCATCGCATACCGGCCGTGGGGTGCAGGAAAGCATATTTGCCCCGGGAGGTTCTTGGCAAGAAGCGCAGTTTTTACGTTTGTTGCATATTTGCTTGCCGGGTTCGAAGTTCGTTTGCGGGAgactgggactgggaagaGCACCAGGAGTGCTTTCCCAATGGCAGATATGTCGAGGCCGTCGCCCGGAATCGCAAACATCGCGGATGGGGAGGATGTCTTGATAAGTGTGATACGGAGGGATAGGTCTTCGTAA